Proteins found in one Salvelinus alpinus chromosome 11, SLU_Salpinus.1, whole genome shotgun sequence genomic segment:
- the LOC139534536 gene encoding active breakpoint cluster region-related protein-like isoform X1, producing the protein MELFKEAVDYLETQHIPVEAAGGTGPDPLEDDVFQEEDVFSPLQTDSMDLPDTPVLRTWEEMLVRRLMVLRTVLDSEKIYLNELETLLMPMKALKATAGTSQPVLSSQQVQSVFYQVPELRDLHRDFYTCLRDRLGPLGPQIHPETDPGQRPGKEQDQMGFQLTVGDLFLKIVSQLGVYRGFIDNYESAVEIVRRCTQTDQRFRILAESMMFYNGPDKSKTEYTFEALLYKPLDRITKTTLVLHDLLKHTPQTHGDHPVLLEALRLSQSFLSGVNEGSQCKQEVTLSRGMRRQLMRDGFVVDVCEGGRNLCHLFLYTDLLLCTKLKGGAQGKQAQYRFCWYLPLAGLKLHWGPERERTTDTHQRIHTMRAKMYVLRHELRQIMKPVPLKSLATRTTERGRKKMEQLELMFLTHSPFLTLELHSPSGKSHTLVMSSLYELEEWREAIHKLTGDNIETVPPDLLTLTSSCVKLRMTQQPPLHSILPQSEEESLCGTLSVAIHSACGLQQPASVYVCVEVDGFEFYESQAQTHSSVSSLSPHWDQEFSFQVDGAQNLRVLVVLQPEVGKSCEGRVLGKTSMQLDPALLQKRWRRQTVSLGQVVVTLSLKYYPHPLDRPSLAPAQQQRIFCMPIGAVAQQEGVLVPHVVRCCVEEVERRGMEEVGIYRLSAATSDINNLKTAFNTNLREAVSRLRCVDVNAVSGILKLYFRELPEPIIPTELFQSFTKALDIPDLSSRSVSMLSLLQSCPSVNQNTFLFLLHHLKRVSDRQDVNKMPLMNLATVFGPSLLRPPVAVLGQSSPPVDISQEVVVQVQVVYSYLQCDNLPAAQTCIPHDTATTEED; encoded by the exons ATGGAGCTATTCAAGGAGGCAGTGGATTACCTTGAGACACAGCATATCCCAg tggaggctgctggtgGTACAGGGCCTGATCCATTGGAGGATGATGTGTTCCAAGAGGAGGATGtgttctcccccctccagacagACAGCATGGACCTGCCCGACACCCCC GTCCTGCGTACTTGGGAAGAGATGCTGGTTAGGAGGCTCATGGTCCTGAGAACGGTCCTGGACAGTGAGAAGATCTACCTCAATGAGCTAGAGACACTGTTaatg CCTATGAAGGCCTTGAAGGCCACAGCAGGGACGTCTCAGCCAGTTCTATCCAGCCAGCAGGTCCAATCTGTGTTCTATCAGGTGCCTGAGCTCAGAGACCTGCACAGAGACTTCTACACTTGCCTGAGGGACCGCCTGGGGCCGCTGGGGCCACAAATACACCCAGAGACAGACCCGGGGCAGAGGCCGGGGAAAGAGCAGGACCAAATGGGCTTCCAACTAACTGTTGGAGACCTCTTCCTTAAGATT gtgagccAGCTAGGTGTGTATCGTGGTTTCATAGATAACTATGAGAGTGCTGTGGAGATCGTGAGGAGGTGTACTCAGACTGACCAGCGCTTCAGAATACTGGCTGAG AGTATGATGTTTTATAATGGACCAGACAAATCTAAGACTGAATACACCTTTGAGG CTCTCCTATACAAGCCTCTGGACAGAATCACCAAGACAACCTTAGTGCTGCAT GACCTGTTGAAGCACACTCCCCAGACGCATGGTGACCACCCCGTGCTGCTGGAGGCTCTGAGACTGTCCCAGAGCTTCCTGTCTGGGGTCAACGAGGGGTCACAGTGCAAACAAGAGGTCACCCTAAGCAGGGGCATG cggCGTCAGCTGATGCGTGATGGCTTCGTGGTggatgtgtgtgagggggggcgTAACCTTTGCCATCTCTTCCTGTACACTGACCTGCTGCTGTGCACCAAACTCAAGGGCGGGGCCCAAGG TAAGCAGGCCCAGTACAGGTTCTGTTGGTACCTGCCTCTAGCTGGACTGAAACTCCACTGGGGACCAGAGAGGGAGcgcaccacagacacacaccagcgCATTCACACCATGAGAGCTAAGATGTACGTCCTCAGACACGAACTGCGACAGATCATG aAGCCTGTCCCACTGAAGTCTTTGGCCACTCGAACTACAGAGCGAGGCAGGAAGAAGATGGAGCAGCTTGAACTGATGTTTCTCACACACTCTCCCTTCCTCACCCTGGAACTACACAGCCCCAGCggcaag AGCCACACTCTGGTGATGTCATCTCTGTATGAactagaggagtggagagaggccATCCACAAACTCACCGGAGATA ACATAGAAACGGTTCCTCCAGATCTGCTCACCTTGACCAGCTCCTGTGTCAAACTGAGAATGACCCAACAGCCTCCCCTACACAGCATACTGCCTC aAAGTGAGGAGGAGTCTCTATGTGGGACTCTCAGTGTAGCCATTCACTCTGCCTGTGGATTACAACAGCCAGCCA gtgtgtatgtgtgtgtggaggtggatGGCTTTGAGTTCTATGAGAGCCAAGCCCAGACCCATTCCTCTGTCAGCAGCCTCAGCCCTCACTGGGACCAG gagTTCTCATTCCAGGTGGATGGGGCTCAGAACCTCAGGGTgctggttgtgttacagccagaGGTAGGAAAGAGCTGTGAGGGCCGAGTCCTTGGCAAGACCTCCATGCAG CTGGACCCAGCCCTCCTACAGAAGCGATGGAGGAGACAGACCGTATCTCTAGGCCAGGTGGTTGTGACTCTGTCTCTAAAGTACTACCCTCACCCTCTAGACCGGCCCAGTCTGGCCCCCGCCCAGCAACAGCGCATCTTCTGCATGCCCATTGGAGCTGTGGCACA ACAGGAGGGAGTCCTGGTGCCACATGTGGTGCGTTGCTGtgtagaggaggtggagaggagaggaatggaggaggtgggCATCTACAGGCTATCAGCAGCTACCAGTGACATCAACAACCTCAAGACTGCCTTCAACAcca aTCTGCGTGAGGCAGTGTCCAGGTTGAGGTGTGTAGATGTGAATGCTGTCTCAGGTATACTGAAGCTCTACTTCAGGGAGCTACCGGAACCCATTATACCTACAGAGCTGTTTCAGAGCTTCACCAAGGCGTTGg ACATCCCAGACCTGAGCTCCAGGAGTGTGTCCATGTTGTCTCTGCTCCAGTCCTGTCCCTCCGTCAACCAAAACAccttcctgttcctcctccaccacctcaaaCG AGTGTCAGATAGACAGGATGTGAACAAGATGCCTCTAATGAACCTGGCCACTGTGTTTGGTCCCAGTCTACTGCGCCCCCCTGTGGCTGTTCTGGGGCAGAGCAGCCCGCCAGTGGACATTTCTCAGGAGGTGGTGGTGCAG GTCCAGGTTGTGTATTCCTACCTGCAGTGTGACAACCTGCCAGCAGCCCAGACCTGCATACCACATGACACAGCGACCACTGAGGAGGATTAG
- the LOC139534536 gene encoding active breakpoint cluster region-related protein-like isoform X2 — MVRLVRPTRVEKFGLFFQTLVCSPMKALKATAGTSQPVLSSQQVQSVFYQVPELRDLHRDFYTCLRDRLGPLGPQIHPETDPGQRPGKEQDQMGFQLTVGDLFLKIVSQLGVYRGFIDNYESAVEIVRRCTQTDQRFRILAESMMFYNGPDKSKTEYTFEALLYKPLDRITKTTLVLHDLLKHTPQTHGDHPVLLEALRLSQSFLSGVNEGSQCKQEVTLSRGMRRQLMRDGFVVDVCEGGRNLCHLFLYTDLLLCTKLKGGAQGKQAQYRFCWYLPLAGLKLHWGPERERTTDTHQRIHTMRAKMYVLRHELRQIMKPVPLKSLATRTTERGRKKMEQLELMFLTHSPFLTLELHSPSGKSHTLVMSSLYELEEWREAIHKLTGDNIETVPPDLLTLTSSCVKLRMTQQPPLHSILPQSEEESLCGTLSVAIHSACGLQQPASVYVCVEVDGFEFYESQAQTHSSVSSLSPHWDQEFSFQVDGAQNLRVLVVLQPEVGKSCEGRVLGKTSMQLDPALLQKRWRRQTVSLGQVVVTLSLKYYPHPLDRPSLAPAQQQRIFCMPIGAVAQQEGVLVPHVVRCCVEEVERRGMEEVGIYRLSAATSDINNLKTAFNTNLREAVSRLRCVDVNAVSGILKLYFRELPEPIIPTELFQSFTKALDIPDLSSRSVSMLSLLQSCPSVNQNTFLFLLHHLKRVSDRQDVNKMPLMNLATVFGPSLLRPPVAVLGQSSPPVDISQEVVVQVQVVYSYLQCDNLPAAQTCIPHDTATTEED, encoded by the exons ATGGTAAGGTTGGTCAGACCCACCCGTGTTGAAAAGTTCGGGCTGTTTTTCCAGACGCTTGTGTGTAGT CCTATGAAGGCCTTGAAGGCCACAGCAGGGACGTCTCAGCCAGTTCTATCCAGCCAGCAGGTCCAATCTGTGTTCTATCAGGTGCCTGAGCTCAGAGACCTGCACAGAGACTTCTACACTTGCCTGAGGGACCGCCTGGGGCCGCTGGGGCCACAAATACACCCAGAGACAGACCCGGGGCAGAGGCCGGGGAAAGAGCAGGACCAAATGGGCTTCCAACTAACTGTTGGAGACCTCTTCCTTAAGATT gtgagccAGCTAGGTGTGTATCGTGGTTTCATAGATAACTATGAGAGTGCTGTGGAGATCGTGAGGAGGTGTACTCAGACTGACCAGCGCTTCAGAATACTGGCTGAG AGTATGATGTTTTATAATGGACCAGACAAATCTAAGACTGAATACACCTTTGAGG CTCTCCTATACAAGCCTCTGGACAGAATCACCAAGACAACCTTAGTGCTGCAT GACCTGTTGAAGCACACTCCCCAGACGCATGGTGACCACCCCGTGCTGCTGGAGGCTCTGAGACTGTCCCAGAGCTTCCTGTCTGGGGTCAACGAGGGGTCACAGTGCAAACAAGAGGTCACCCTAAGCAGGGGCATG cggCGTCAGCTGATGCGTGATGGCTTCGTGGTggatgtgtgtgagggggggcgTAACCTTTGCCATCTCTTCCTGTACACTGACCTGCTGCTGTGCACCAAACTCAAGGGCGGGGCCCAAGG TAAGCAGGCCCAGTACAGGTTCTGTTGGTACCTGCCTCTAGCTGGACTGAAACTCCACTGGGGACCAGAGAGGGAGcgcaccacagacacacaccagcgCATTCACACCATGAGAGCTAAGATGTACGTCCTCAGACACGAACTGCGACAGATCATG aAGCCTGTCCCACTGAAGTCTTTGGCCACTCGAACTACAGAGCGAGGCAGGAAGAAGATGGAGCAGCTTGAACTGATGTTTCTCACACACTCTCCCTTCCTCACCCTGGAACTACACAGCCCCAGCggcaag AGCCACACTCTGGTGATGTCATCTCTGTATGAactagaggagtggagagaggccATCCACAAACTCACCGGAGATA ACATAGAAACGGTTCCTCCAGATCTGCTCACCTTGACCAGCTCCTGTGTCAAACTGAGAATGACCCAACAGCCTCCCCTACACAGCATACTGCCTC aAAGTGAGGAGGAGTCTCTATGTGGGACTCTCAGTGTAGCCATTCACTCTGCCTGTGGATTACAACAGCCAGCCA gtgtgtatgtgtgtgtggaggtggatGGCTTTGAGTTCTATGAGAGCCAAGCCCAGACCCATTCCTCTGTCAGCAGCCTCAGCCCTCACTGGGACCAG gagTTCTCATTCCAGGTGGATGGGGCTCAGAACCTCAGGGTgctggttgtgttacagccagaGGTAGGAAAGAGCTGTGAGGGCCGAGTCCTTGGCAAGACCTCCATGCAG CTGGACCCAGCCCTCCTACAGAAGCGATGGAGGAGACAGACCGTATCTCTAGGCCAGGTGGTTGTGACTCTGTCTCTAAAGTACTACCCTCACCCTCTAGACCGGCCCAGTCTGGCCCCCGCCCAGCAACAGCGCATCTTCTGCATGCCCATTGGAGCTGTGGCACA ACAGGAGGGAGTCCTGGTGCCACATGTGGTGCGTTGCTGtgtagaggaggtggagaggagaggaatggaggaggtgggCATCTACAGGCTATCAGCAGCTACCAGTGACATCAACAACCTCAAGACTGCCTTCAACAcca aTCTGCGTGAGGCAGTGTCCAGGTTGAGGTGTGTAGATGTGAATGCTGTCTCAGGTATACTGAAGCTCTACTTCAGGGAGCTACCGGAACCCATTATACCTACAGAGCTGTTTCAGAGCTTCACCAAGGCGTTGg ACATCCCAGACCTGAGCTCCAGGAGTGTGTCCATGTTGTCTCTGCTCCAGTCCTGTCCCTCCGTCAACCAAAACAccttcctgttcctcctccaccacctcaaaCG AGTGTCAGATAGACAGGATGTGAACAAGATGCCTCTAATGAACCTGGCCACTGTGTTTGGTCCCAGTCTACTGCGCCCCCCTGTGGCTGTTCTGGGGCAGAGCAGCCCGCCAGTGGACATTTCTCAGGAGGTGGTGGTGCAG GTCCAGGTTGTGTATTCCTACCTGCAGTGTGACAACCTGCCAGCAGCCCAGACCTGCATACCACATGACACAGCGACCACTGAGGAGGATTAG